In Arthrobacter citreus, a single genomic region encodes these proteins:
- the scpA gene encoding methylmalonyl-CoA mutase, producing MNKLTDFTKIPFKTAFSEPNITPPKSIEINNEDWKTLEQIDVKPLYDSNDLNNMEHLGYVSGIAPFLRGPYPAMYINKPWTIRQYAGFSTAEESNAFYRRNLAAGQKGLSIAFDLATHRGYDSDHPRVEGDVGKAGVAIDSILDMKILFDGIPLDKMSVSMTMNGAVLPVLAFYIVAAEEQGVHQSQLTGTIQNDILKEYMVRNTYIYPPEASMRIIADIFSYTSEHMPKFNSISISGYHMQEAGATADIELGYTLANGLEYVRTGLKAGIDIDSFAPRLSFFWGIGMNYFMEIAKMRAGRLLWAKLIKSFNPKKEKSMALRTHSQTSGWSLTEQDPFNNVTRTCIEAMAAVLGHTQSLHTNALDEAIALPTDFSARIARNTQLYLQEETGICNVVDPWGGSYYVESLTNELVRKAWAHIQEVESLGGMAKAIETGLPKMRIEEAAARRQAHIDSGKETIIGVNKYRLEKEDPLDVLEVDNTAVREAQIMRLRELRASRDEAKVQAALAAITEAAESGEGNLLALAVEAARARATLGEISDAYENVVGRHKAVIRSIMGVYSAEYGEKDEIEVVRKMADDFEETEGRRPRIMIAKLGQDGHDRGAKVIATAFADLGFDVDIGPLFQTPAETALQAVENDVHVIGMSSLAGGHKTLLPQLMEELRKLGREDIVLVAGGVIPAGDYEFLLNNGAAAIFGPGTVIPVAAQKVIQEINRRLEDSI from the coding sequence ATGAACAAACTAACAGACTTTACAAAAATACCATTTAAAACAGCATTTTCAGAACCAAATATAACTCCTCCTAAATCGATTGAAATTAATAATGAAGATTGGAAAACGTTAGAACAAATTGATGTAAAGCCTTTATATGATTCAAATGATCTAAATAATATGGAACATTTAGGCTATGTATCTGGTATTGCTCCATTTTTAAGAGGACCTTATCCAGCGATGTATATAAACAAACCTTGGACAATTCGTCAATATGCTGGCTTTTCTACTGCAGAAGAGAGTAATGCATTTTATCGAAGAAATTTAGCTGCTGGTCAAAAAGGATTATCAATTGCCTTTGATTTAGCTACGCATCGTGGTTATGATTCAGATCATCCTCGTGTAGAAGGTGACGTAGGAAAAGCAGGAGTTGCAATCGATTCGATCTTAGATATGAAAATTTTATTTGATGGAATTCCTTTGGATAAAATGTCAGTTTCAATGACGATGAACGGTGCCGTACTTCCAGTTTTAGCCTTTTATATCGTTGCTGCTGAAGAACAAGGTGTACATCAGTCTCAGCTTACAGGAACAATTCAAAATGATATTTTGAAAGAATATATGGTTCGTAACACATATATTTATCCACCAGAAGCATCAATGCGTATTATTGCTGATATTTTTTCTTACACATCAGAACATATGCCTAAGTTTAACAGTATCAGTATATCTGGATACCATATGCAAGAGGCAGGGGCAACTGCTGATATCGAACTTGGATATACGTTAGCAAATGGATTGGAATATGTACGAACAGGATTAAAAGCGGGAATCGATATTGATTCATTCGCTCCTCGATTATCGTTTTTTTGGGGCATTGGAATGAATTACTTTATGGAAATTGCCAAAATGCGAGCAGGTCGTTTACTTTGGGCAAAATTAATTAAATCATTTAATCCAAAGAAAGAAAAATCAATGGCCTTAAGAACACATTCACAAACTTCTGGATGGAGCTTAACCGAGCAAGATCCTTTTAATAATGTAACTCGTACTTGTATTGAAGCGATGGCGGCTGTATTAGGCCATACGCAATCACTTCATACAAACGCTTTAGATGAAGCGATTGCGTTACCTACAGATTTCTCTGCACGAATCGCACGAAATACGCAGCTATATTTACAAGAGGAAACTGGAATATGTAATGTAGTAGACCCTTGGGGTGGTTCATATTACGTCGAATCGTTAACAAATGAATTAGTTCGTAAAGCATGGGCGCATATTCAAGAGGTTGAATCATTAGGTGGAATGGCAAAAGCAATTGAGACTGGTTTACCAAAGATGAGAATTGAAGAAGCTGCTGCAAGACGCCAAGCTCATATTGATTCAGGGAAAGAAACGATTATTGGTGTAAATAAATATCGCCTTGAAAAAGAAGATCCATTAGATGTTTTAGAAGTTGATAATACTGCAGTTCGTGAAGCGCAAATTATGCGTTTACGTGAACTACGAGCTTCAAGAGATGAAGCAAAAGTTCAAGCAGCATTAGCCGCAATTACGGAAGCTGCTGAGTCGGGAGAAGGTAATTTGTTAGCGCTTGCAGTTGAAGCAGCTAGAGCTCGTGCAACATTAGGTGAAATTTCGGATGCTTATGAAAACGTAGTAGGTCGTCATAAAGCAGTCATTCGTTCAATCATGGGCGTATATAGTGCAGAATATGGCGAAAAAGACGAAATCGAAGTTGTACGCAAGATGGCTGATGATTTTGAAGAAACAGAAGGTCGTCGTCCAAGAATTATGATTGCAAAATTAGGACAAGATGGGCATGATCGTGGTGCGAAAGTAATCGCAACTGCATTTGCAGATTTAGGCTTTGATGTGGATATCGGACCATTATTCCAAACACCTGCAGAAACAGCACTTCAAGCAGTTGAAAATGATGTTCATGTTATTGGAATGAGCTCTTTAGCAGGCGGTCATAAAACATTGCTGCCACAATTAATGGAAGAGCTGAGAAAGTTGGGTCGTGAGGATATTGTCCTAGTTGCTGGAGGTGTAATACCAGCTGGTGATTATGAATTTTTATTAAATAACGGAGCTGCAGCAATATTTGGACCTGGTACTGTTATCCCAGTAGCAGCACAAAAAGTTATCCAAGAAATCAATCGTCGACTTGAGGATTCAATTTAA
- a CDS encoding oxidoreductase has translation MIENTILVRVCEIKQITEQVKEFSFVPVDQFNLPAFSGGSHINTYVNAGNEMFCRPYSIIEHSLCDNTYKIAIHLSTESKGGSEYWHKHVKQGDQLQISYPKNHFPLSKRAKHHVFYAAGIGITPFISMMKHLKSQNKSFELHYTSSTIKGCAYYDFLIEEYGDKTSFYFTKEINPRRLNVETLLEHSIGTHVYFCGPNRFISQFNEAAYAFGYPKSSVHMEIFTPRLVPDTKPFEVKLSNGKTKQVPIDKSLLDVLLDEGLNIPYSCRVGRCGSCEVNVIDGQVDHQDFLLDDEQRKSNKMILTCVSRAKSNQIVLEL, from the coding sequence TTGATTGAGAATACGATACTAGTGCGTGTTTGCGAAATAAAGCAAATAACAGAACAGGTTAAAGAATTTAGTTTTGTTCCAGTTGATCAATTTAATCTCCCTGCTTTTAGTGGTGGTTCTCATATTAATACATATGTTAATGCAGGAAATGAAATGTTTTGCAGACCTTATTCAATAATTGAGCATTCGCTTTGTGATAACACTTATAAAATTGCTATTCATCTAAGTACGGAGTCAAAAGGAGGATCGGAATATTGGCATAAACACGTTAAACAAGGTGATCAACTACAAATAAGCTACCCTAAAAATCACTTTCCATTAAGTAAAAGAGCTAAGCATCATGTATTTTATGCAGCAGGGATTGGGATCACTCCATTTATTTCGATGATGAAGCATTTAAAAAGTCAAAATAAATCGTTTGAGCTGCATTATACTTCATCAACAATTAAAGGCTGTGCGTATTATGATTTCTTAATAGAAGAATATGGGGATAAAACATCATTTTATTTTACAAAAGAGATTAATCCTAGACGACTTAATGTTGAAACACTTTTAGAACATTCAATTGGTACACATGTCTATTTTTGTGGTCCTAATCGTTTTATCTCGCAATTTAATGAAGCTGCTTATGCATTTGGCTACCCTAAGTCAAGTGTACATATGGAGATTTTTACGCCTCGATTAGTTCCTGACACAAAACCATTTGAGGTAAAGCTATCGAATGGAAAGACCAAACAAGTTCCAATAGATAAAAGTCTATTAGATGTTTTGCTAGATGAAGGATTAAACATACCATATTCTTGTAGAGTTGGTAGATGTGGCTCATGTGAAGTGAATGTCATTGATGGACAAGTTGATCACCAAGATTTTCTATTAGATGACGAACAAAGAAAAAGTAATAAAATGATTTTAACTTGTGTATCAAGAGCAAAGTCAAACCAAATAGTCCTTGAACTATAA
- a CDS encoding metal-sensitive transcriptional regulator codes for MSYDDQIKNRVRRIEGQLRGILKMMDEDKGCKDVITQLSAVRAAMDRTIGVIVSTNLIECVRLADENGEDAEEIVKEAVSLLVKSR; via the coding sequence ATGTCTTATGATGATCAAATAAAAAATAGAGTGAGAAGAATTGAAGGCCAACTTAGAGGGATTTTAAAAATGATGGATGAAGATAAAGGATGTAAGGACGTTATCACTCAGTTATCTGCAGTAAGAGCGGCTATGGATCGCACAATCGGAGTAATTGTTAGTACCAATCTTATAGAGTGTGTCAGATTAGCTGATGAAAATGGCGAGGATGCAGAAGAAATTGTAAAAGAAGCTGTTAGTTTATTAGTTAAGAGTAGATAA
- a CDS encoding rhodanese-like domain-containing protein, whose product MDILNGIIIVLIAYFLMQTFLPVKGVKQISTDELKNELKNKEKQFIDVRTSGEFKGRHIKEFKNIPLHILKKNVNDLSKEQETIIICQSGVRSKKACKVLKKMGYTNITNVKGGMGAWS is encoded by the coding sequence ATGGATATATTAAATGGTATAATCATTGTTTTAATAGCTTATTTTCTAATGCAAACTTTTCTACCTGTCAAAGGAGTAAAGCAAATATCAACAGATGAGTTAAAAAATGAATTGAAAAATAAAGAGAAACAATTCATAGATGTTAGAACTTCTGGAGAATTTAAGGGAAGACATATTAAAGAATTTAAAAATATCCCACTACATATTTTAAAGAAAAATGTTAATGACTTATCTAAAGAGCAAGAAACAATTATTATTTGTCAAAGTGGCGTAAGAAGTAAAAAAGCTTGTAAAGTTCTTAAAAAGATGGGTTATACGAATATTACGAATGTTAAAGGCGGAATGGGTGCCTGGTCTTAG
- a CDS encoding rhodanese-like domain-containing protein codes for MKEITAEKLESLLKEEKDVKIIDVREVDEVANGMIPGATHIPLGLIEFRMSELDKNNEYIVVCHAGGRSSRAVQFLESHGFNVVNMTGGMLAWTGEIE; via the coding sequence ATGAAAGAAATCACTGCAGAGAAGTTAGAAAGCTTATTAAAGGAAGAGAAAGACGTTAAGATTATTGATGTTCGTGAAGTAGATGAAGTAGCCAATGGAATGATCCCTGGTGCAACTCATATTCCACTTGGTTTAATTGAATTCCGTATGTCAGAATTAGATAAAAATAATGAATATATAGTTGTATGTCATGCAGGTGGTAGAAGTAGTCGAGCAGTACAATTTCTAGAAAGTCATGGATTTAATGTTGTGAATATGACTGGTGGAATGCTAGCTTGGACAGGAGAAATTGAGTAA
- the meaB gene encoding methylmalonyl Co-A mutase-associated GTPase MeaB yields MDYENKRKKKLSEDDYVNGVLEGNRTILAQTITLIESNSSTHMITAQNVLTRLLPHSGRSIRIGITGVPGAGKSSLIESFGSYLCELGHKVAVLTIDPSSTITKGSILGDKTRMDSLSKNPNAFIRPSASGGSLGGIARKTRESMLVCEAAGYDVILIETVGVGQSEVQVRSMVDFFLLVMLTGAGDELQGIKKGIMELADSIVINKADGQNKIKAKAAKAEFNRILHLLQPSTPGWISKAYTVSALLGEGIAEIWTEIKLFKETTTESGYFSERRQRQMIDWMYNMVYEQLKHSFINHEGVNQNLKTIESSIINGELTATLAAKYLLSIFEGNRKELL; encoded by the coding sequence ATGGATTATGAAAATAAACGCAAGAAAAAGCTTTCAGAAGACGACTATGTAAATGGCGTACTTGAGGGGAATCGCACGATTTTAGCCCAAACAATTACACTGATTGAAAGTAATTCGTCAACACATATGATTACCGCCCAAAATGTGTTGACTAGATTACTACCTCACTCAGGTCGCTCCATCCGGATTGGAATAACTGGGGTTCCAGGAGCCGGTAAAAGTAGTTTAATAGAAAGCTTTGGATCATATTTGTGTGAACTAGGACATAAAGTTGCTGTTTTAACAATTGATCCAAGTAGCACAATTACTAAAGGTAGTATTTTAGGAGATAAAACTAGAATGGATTCACTTTCAAAGAATCCAAACGCATTTATTAGACCATCTGCTTCAGGAGGATCACTTGGTGGAATAGCACGTAAAACGAGGGAATCAATGTTAGTCTGTGAGGCAGCAGGCTACGATGTAATCTTGATCGAAACTGTAGGTGTTGGACAAAGTGAAGTACAAGTTCGTTCGATGGTCGATTTTTTCCTTTTAGTAATGCTAACTGGTGCAGGTGATGAGCTGCAAGGCATAAAAAAAGGAATTATGGAACTTGCAGATTCGATTGTGATCAACAAAGCTGATGGCCAAAACAAGATTAAGGCCAAAGCTGCGAAAGCTGAATTTAATCGAATCTTACATTTGTTACAGCCTTCAACGCCAGGATGGATTAGTAAAGCATATACAGTTTCCGCGTTACTCGGTGAAGGCATTGCCGAGATTTGGACTGAAATTAAGTTGTTTAAAGAGACGACGACTGAATCAGGCTACTTTTCTGAGCGCCGTCAAAGGCAAATGATTGACTGGATGTACAACATGGTTTATGAACAATTGAAACATAGTTTTATAAACCACGAAGGTGTTAATCAAAATTTAAAAACGATCGAAAGTTCAATTATAAACGGGGAGTTAACTGCGACGTTAGCTGCGAAATATTTATTATCAATTTTTGAAGGCAATAGGAAGGAGTTATTGTAA
- a CDS encoding DUF3445 domain-containing protein, producing MNQNSILNHFPYPFKEDSYRYSNNSILLKPQSSIEITPNYENEINLKRRLLKKVPIHCYQALPTSIEGQWEIVELVIDHLTKYYPTHFEVYKKNANWTLYNKLLNEEQQFIFGNLSSAFGEPLNMIGKHVQEDLIYMSQRDNDLFLDAGHLCFPSNWSLAFKLGMKFKEIHQPIPMFNENSLDDRILRFLKNIEQGSPWSRKNWSLMAGDRLDTSLETFDLWGKDRENVTSENVGQFVHLRVEVQKLFRLSVSNGLLFTIHTHIISLEQFSLNKEWLKQFYTILSELPDFILDYKGISSYKTEVLTYLKNKLDEVG from the coding sequence ATGAATCAAAACAGTATATTAAACCATTTTCCATATCCATTTAAAGAAGATTCTTATCGGTACTCCAATAATTCTATTCTATTAAAACCACAATCAAGCATCGAAATTACTCCTAATTATGAGAACGAAATAAATTTAAAAAGGAGACTTTTAAAAAAAGTACCCATTCATTGTTACCAAGCATTACCTACTAGTATAGAAGGTCAATGGGAAATAGTAGAATTAGTTATTGATCATTTAACAAAGTATTATCCTACACATTTTGAAGTTTATAAGAAAAATGCAAATTGGACGCTATATAATAAGTTGCTTAATGAAGAACAACAATTTATTTTTGGTAATTTATCCTCAGCTTTTGGTGAACCATTAAATATGATTGGCAAACATGTTCAAGAGGATTTAATTTATATGAGTCAACGTGATAACGATTTATTTCTAGATGCTGGGCATCTTTGTTTTCCTTCAAATTGGTCACTTGCATTTAAATTAGGAATGAAATTTAAAGAGATTCACCAACCAATCCCAATGTTTAATGAAAACTCATTAGATGACAGAATACTGCGCTTCTTAAAAAATATTGAACAAGGATCACCTTGGAGTCGGAAAAATTGGTCATTAATGGCAGGGGATCGACTAGACACTTCCTTAGAAACTTTCGATCTATGGGGGAAAGACAGAGAAAATGTTACTAGTGAAAATGTTGGGCAGTTCGTTCATTTACGTGTTGAAGTTCAAAAGCTATTTAGGTTATCTGTAAGTAATGGACTTCTTTTTACCATACATACTCACATAATATCATTAGAGCAATTTTCTTTAAATAAAGAATGGCTTAAACAGTTTTATACAATATTAAGTGAATTACCAGATTTCATTTTAGATTATAAAGGAATATCTTCATATAAAACAGAAGTTTTAACATACTTAAAAAATAAACTTGATGAAGTAGGGTAG
- the mce gene encoding methylmalonyl-CoA epimerase: MIETKPKKINHIGIAVRDLETSIQLYTNILGLKLIGIETVESEKVRVAFIEIGEVKIELLEATSNESPIAKFIEKKGEGIHHIALETEDCEKQLEIIKEQGIKLINEIPKEGAHGSLVAFLHPNSTNKVLIELCQPSSSVSRKEVE, from the coding sequence ATGATCGAGACAAAGCCTAAAAAAATAAATCATATCGGCATTGCTGTTAGAGATTTAGAGACTTCAATTCAATTATATACAAATATACTCGGCTTAAAACTGATTGGAATCGAAACGGTTGAAAGTGAAAAAGTGCGTGTAGCATTTATCGAAATTGGTGAAGTGAAAATTGAACTTTTAGAAGCTACGAGCAATGAAAGTCCAATTGCCAAGTTTATCGAGAAAAAGGGAGAAGGAATTCACCATATCGCTTTAGAAACAGAAGATTGTGAGAAACAATTAGAAATCATCAAGGAACAAGGAATTAAACTGATTAACGAAATTCCAAAAGAAGGTGCACATGGGAGTCTAGTTGCTTTCCTTCATCCTAATTCAACAAATAAAGTTTTAATTGAGCTATGCCAACCATCATCAAGTGTTTCCAGAAAGGAAGTTGAATAA
- a CDS encoding methylmalonyl-CoA carboxyltransferase, whose translation MTTAYEKINELMDRKRTIELGGGDDRIDSQHNRGKLTARERINLLLDEDTFVELNPFVKHRATNFGMDKMESPGEGVVTGYGKVHGRLIYVFAQDFTVFGGALGEMHAIKIAKVMDLAAKVGAPIIGLNDSGGARIQEGVVSLDGYGHIFYRNSIYSGVIPQISVIMGPCAGGAVYSPAITDFVFMVEKTSQMFITGPKVIETITGEKISTENLGGAKVHSSISGVAHFTEEGEPEILEQVRRLISYLPQNNNEKPAGVPFFEKDDWREDLIDLVPIESTKVYDVRKVIEQILDSGDFMEVQPNFAKNIVIGFGRIDGNTVGIIANQPKVMAGGLDINSSDKLSRFIRFCDSFNIPLITFEDVTGFFPGVNQEHGGIIRHGAKILYAYSEATVPKITVILRKAYGGAYVAMNSKAIGADVVYAWPNAEIAVMGPEGAANIIFAKEINQSIDPIATRAEKISEYREMFANPYVAASHGMVDDVIDPRETRKVLKQSLEMLSTKNETRPNKKHGNIPL comes from the coding sequence ATGACTACTGCATATGAGAAAATTAATGAACTAATGGATCGTAAAAGGACGATTGAACTTGGCGGTGGAGATGACCGAATAGATTCGCAGCATAATAGAGGAAAATTAACTGCAAGAGAGCGTATCAACCTACTGTTAGATGAAGATACATTTGTTGAATTAAATCCTTTTGTCAAACATCGAGCAACAAATTTTGGAATGGATAAAATGGAAAGTCCTGGTGAAGGTGTTGTTACTGGTTACGGTAAAGTACACGGCCGTTTAATTTATGTTTTTGCACAAGACTTTACTGTTTTTGGTGGTGCACTTGGTGAAATGCACGCTATTAAAATAGCAAAAGTCATGGACTTAGCAGCAAAAGTTGGTGCTCCAATTATTGGCCTAAATGATTCTGGTGGTGCAAGAATACAAGAAGGTGTTGTTTCTTTAGACGGTTACGGTCATATTTTTTATCGCAATTCGATCTATTCTGGAGTGATTCCGCAAATTTCAGTTATTATGGGACCATGTGCAGGCGGTGCAGTCTATTCACCTGCTATTACTGATTTTGTGTTTATGGTTGAAAAAACGAGCCAAATGTTTATTACTGGACCAAAAGTAATTGAGACAATAACTGGAGAAAAAATTTCAACTGAAAATCTAGGTGGAGCAAAAGTTCACTCTTCGATCAGCGGTGTAGCACATTTCACTGAAGAAGGTGAGCCAGAAATTTTAGAGCAGGTTCGTAGATTAATTAGCTATTTACCTCAAAATAATAATGAAAAGCCAGCAGGTGTACCATTCTTTGAAAAAGATGATTGGCGTGAAGACTTAATTGATTTAGTTCCAATTGAATCAACAAAAGTTTATGATGTAAGAAAAGTGATCGAACAAATACTTGATAGTGGCGATTTTATGGAGGTACAACCAAACTTTGCTAAAAATATCGTCATCGGTTTTGGTCGTATTGATGGAAATACAGTAGGAATAATTGCAAATCAGCCAAAAGTTATGGCAGGTGGCCTTGATATTAATTCTTCTGATAAACTATCAAGATTTATCCGATTCTGTGATTCTTTCAATATTCCATTAATCACATTTGAGGATGTTACTGGTTTCTTCCCAGGGGTAAACCAAGAGCATGGAGGCATTATCCGCCACGGTGCTAAAATTTTATATGCTTATTCAGAAGCTACTGTACCTAAAATAACTGTAATCCTGCGTAAAGCGTACGGAGGTGCGTATGTAGCGATGAATTCCAAAGCGATTGGTGCAGATGTTGTCTATGCTTGGCCAAATGCAGAAATCGCAGTTATGGGACCAGAGGGAGCAGCCAATATTATTTTTGCAAAAGAAATCAATCAGAGCATCGATCCTATTGCTACTCGAGCTGAAAAAATTTCAGAATATAGAGAAATGTTTGCGAACCCTTATGTTGCAGCGTCTCACGGGATGGTTGATGATGTTATCGATCCAAGAGAAACACGTAAAGTATTAAAACAGTCATTAGAAATGTTAAGTACAAAAAATGAGACAAGACCAAATAAAAAGCATGGAAATATTCCTCTTTAA
- a CDS encoding methylmalonyl-CoA mutase, translating into MSENTKTSNHNLEENLFTEFPKPTAQEWRDVVEKSLKGATIEEKLVTKTYEEIALKPMYGDEDLANYPYLKSQPGEFPYVRGTNGQGYLDQAWEICQELDCASAEEFNRVARHDLDKGQTMLKIRLNDTVETNNGNPKKGLILKSVSDFRTAFQNINLEEVPLYIETVNGGQAFFGTFIAYLQQQNYDLTKIKGCIGTDPLSNLVKDGTLPYKIENAYKMMGEITKWSVKNTPNLRNILVQSHPYHDAGGNAVHELAFAISSGLEYLREMDQQQVSLDDAASKILFSFSIGSNFFMEIAKLRAARMIWARIMKELGGNDASQKMKIHSRTSAWTKTIYDPYVNILRGTVEAFAGVIGGTDTLHISPFDESIKPSEEFSRRIARNTHLILDKESNLSKVTDPAGGSWYIESLTYTLAEKVWELFQLIEEKGGMLKSIQLGLPQDLVSKVAKEKLNNIKTRKDKFIGTNIYPNLNEIPLETKGVKNSNEVNLETGKNESLEFLTEVISLNGSSVEDTIDAANNGAAIVNILHAMNLEKSDGLIVNPLTIHRGAQSFEELRQNSQKFKDANGEFPRVFVANFGPVAAYKPRTDFVTDFFEVGGFKVLQNKGFTSIDEIVDAFKNSESTIVVVCSTDDQYSENVPTICKQIKGQNPDTKILLAGKPSIEEMNLFKQYGIDDFINITVNNFETLVNLQQNGGFMK; encoded by the coding sequence ATGTCAGAAAATACAAAAACTTCGAACCATAACTTGGAAGAAAATTTATTTACTGAATTCCCAAAGCCAACTGCACAAGAGTGGAGAGATGTTGTAGAAAAATCCTTAAAAGGAGCCACTATTGAGGAAAAGCTTGTTACAAAAACATATGAAGAAATCGCTCTGAAACCAATGTATGGTGATGAGGATCTCGCTAACTATCCTTATTTAAAATCACAACCGGGAGAATTTCCATATGTTAGAGGGACAAATGGACAAGGCTATTTGGATCAAGCATGGGAAATTTGTCAGGAACTAGATTGTGCTTCAGCAGAGGAATTTAACCGAGTTGCAAGACATGATTTAGACAAAGGACAAACGATGTTAAAAATCCGACTAAATGATACAGTAGAAACTAATAATGGAAATCCGAAAAAAGGATTAATCTTAAAATCAGTTTCTGATTTTAGAACAGCCTTCCAAAATATTAATTTAGAGGAAGTTCCTTTATATATAGAAACAGTTAATGGCGGCCAAGCATTTTTTGGTACGTTTATCGCATACTTGCAACAACAAAATTACGATTTAACGAAAATTAAAGGCTGTATTGGAACGGATCCTTTAAGTAATTTAGTAAAAGATGGGACCCTTCCATATAAAATTGAAAATGCTTACAAAATGATGGGCGAAATAACAAAATGGTCAGTTAAAAACACACCAAATCTAAGAAATATTTTAGTTCAATCTCATCCATACCACGATGCTGGTGGAAATGCAGTGCATGAATTAGCATTTGCTATATCGTCTGGTCTAGAGTATTTACGTGAAATGGATCAACAACAAGTTTCGCTTGATGATGCTGCTTCAAAAATCCTTTTCTCATTTTCAATTGGATCAAACTTCTTTATGGAAATTGCTAAATTGAGAGCGGCTAGAATGATATGGGCAAGAATTATGAAAGAACTAGGTGGTAATGATGCTTCACAAAAAATGAAAATTCACTCTCGAACTTCTGCCTGGACGAAAACAATATATGACCCTTATGTAAATATACTCCGTGGAACTGTTGAAGCATTTGCTGGAGTGATTGGTGGAACAGATACTCTTCATATCTCGCCGTTTGATGAATCAATTAAACCATCTGAAGAGTTTTCAAGACGAATTGCCAGAAATACACATTTAATACTTGATAAAGAATCAAACTTATCAAAAGTGACAGATCCAGCTGGTGGTTCATGGTATATTGAATCACTTACTTATACTTTAGCTGAGAAAGTATGGGAACTTTTCCAACTGATTGAAGAAAAAGGCGGAATGCTTAAATCGATCCAATTAGGTTTACCTCAGGATTTAGTTAGTAAAGTAGCTAAAGAAAAACTGAACAATATAAAAACTAGAAAAGATAAGTTTATAGGAACTAATATTTATCCAAACTTGAATGAAATTCCTTTAGAAACTAAAGGTGTAAAAAATTCGAATGAAGTGAACTTAGAAACTGGTAAAAATGAAAGTTTAGAATTTTTAACTGAAGTAATTTCATTAAATGGTAGTTCAGTAGAGGATACAATTGATGCGGCAAATAATGGTGCAGCAATCGTGAATATATTACATGCAATGAATTTAGAAAAATCAGATGGCCTAATTGTTAACCCGTTAACAATTCATCGAGGCGCACAATCTTTTGAGGAATTACGTCAAAATTCTCAAAAGTTTAAGGATGCTAATGGTGAATTCCCAAGGGTTTTTGTAGCAAATTTTGGTCCAGTTGCAGCTTATAAACCACGAACAGATTTTGTTACTGATTTCTTTGAAGTTGGTGGATTTAAGGTTTTACAAAATAAAGGTTTTACTTCTATTGATGAAATAGTGGATGCATTTAAAAATTCAGAATCTACTATTGTAGTAGTTTGCTCAACCGATGATCAATATTCAGAGAATGTACCGACTATTTGTAAGCAGATTAAAGGACAAAATCCAGATACAAAAATACTATTAGCTGGAAAACCATCAATAGAGGAAATGAATTTATTTAAACAATATGGAATTGATGATTTCATCAATATTACTGTTAATAATTTTGAAACATTAGTAAATCTGCAACAGAATGGAGGGTTTATGAAATGA